From Alteromonas sp. RKMC-009, one genomic window encodes:
- the arsB gene encoding ACR3 family arsenite efflux transporter: protein MGLFERFLSVWVALAIVTGLLAGSLFPDLFATVAGLEYAHVNLVIAVLIWLMIYPMMVQVDFTSVKDVGKKPKGLVLTLIINWLLKPFSMAFLGWLFFKGIFAEWVDPQTAGEYIAGMILLGVAPCTAMVFVWSQLTKGDANYTLMQVSVNDIIMIFAFAPLAAFLLGVTDITVPWNTLLLSVVLYVVIPLVAGVITRKVLDSKDNHQRLTQFLATMKPWSIVGLLATVVLLFGFQSETIIADPQAIVLIAIPLLIQTYGIFFLAYWLAKRMGMPHNVAAPACMIGTSNFFELAVAVAISLFGLHSGAALATVVGVLVEVPVMLSLVGFANRTRHWFD, encoded by the coding sequence CTGTTTGCTACTGTAGCAGGGCTTGAGTATGCACATGTCAATCTGGTAATCGCCGTACTCATCTGGCTGATGATTTACCCGATGATGGTGCAGGTAGATTTCACCTCGGTTAAAGATGTAGGGAAGAAACCCAAAGGCCTGGTTCTGACCCTTATCATCAACTGGTTGCTTAAGCCTTTTTCTATGGCTTTTCTGGGCTGGCTGTTCTTTAAAGGCATCTTTGCAGAATGGGTCGATCCGCAAACAGCGGGCGAATACATAGCCGGTATGATCCTTCTTGGTGTGGCCCCCTGCACAGCTATGGTGTTTGTGTGGAGTCAGCTCACAAAGGGTGATGCCAACTATACCCTCATGCAGGTTTCCGTGAACGATATCATCATGATTTTCGCCTTTGCGCCGTTAGCGGCATTTCTGCTGGGCGTTACCGATATTACTGTTCCCTGGAACACGCTGCTATTATCAGTCGTGCTGTACGTTGTGATCCCTCTTGTAGCCGGTGTGATTACACGAAAAGTACTGGACAGTAAGGACAACCACCAGCGCCTGACACAATTTCTTGCCACCATGAAGCCATGGTCAATTGTCGGGTTGCTGGCTACCGTCGTACTGCTATTCGGCTTTCAGTCTGAAACTATCATTGCAGATCCGCAGGCCATTGTATTAATTGCCATACCGCTGCTTATTCAGACCTACGGCATTTTCTTTCTGGCTTACTGGCTGGCTAAGCGAATGGGAATGCCCCACAATGTTGCCGCCCCGGCATGCATGATTGGCACGTCAAACTTCTTTGAACTGGCTGTTGCCGTGGCAATTTCTTTGTTTGGTCTCCACTCGGGAGCCGCACTGGCTACTGTAGTCGGCGTGCTGGTTGAAGTGCCGGTGATGTTGTCGCTGGTAGGCTTCGCAAACAGAACACGGCACTGGTTTGACTAA